In Asterias amurensis chromosome 4, ASM3211899v1, one genomic interval encodes:
- the LOC139936276 gene encoding uncharacterized protein: MAFLTQNETSSYLRDKERTSKRFRTNLEAIIDKYDRPFVESDVLDLSNMTVVEDRGSIGRTGKIRIGTIKLAADKVSPNKATPWDSTKDSTDSAFGSRISESEDTSGTETLVNYTYHQNPKHVNKEERAKAVQRVDDELMSRNSHSEDSGNEDVESDCSGPISTPTKSSLKTLTHRREPQDTPSDPIHRAHQRARGNLSKRFEDEHRVKEKKEQEMIKELSENNEDEEEEEEEDPYEFKDELPSILEERNRFLFKMQSILADSFSDGDGVDEMDSSSEDEASAGTIQSSEAMSGSISAWSTLQSRTTPKRTSKLSRITGEGDTSSKNEDIPQEDERLLDGLTVTSTDSDYTDCSTILAGNLHSNQQLFRPSNLLSRANQNRDSRGKRSQPPFEAICNSTMLSEIQPPALGTAKRKPQLDLEQHRELELPLDGQGEMCLGVVPFSAHSKPEGRCDDEQSKSPKSERSSEFRTPVKYDDANRKSVHSSLKSNTPTTRNHNRQDSSKSPSNCDVSGITPRARQPKLVTVNSKTSLSSPRFNTQEIMEIFRSPKPLIIPGINLDSLDLTPRRRVRREGSGAPSPGPLTNALLRLQSPSLSKEEKSTGHRSQTAKEIIIQSNDFASEMTLDCLRFDSESNDDQRSETSDDGPYQIARTPKTPAVVEIASHRKHQREVVEAANIARPEVKGSNRHLKEGTREIKTMAPTRKEKSVSKGVHISTRQIPGNSNELLNVPEQHAKHSEVCGADLRVIDSQIRRTAHHHRSSWSTDTPDLHTDLNSVNPKSDSRRTPASITKQDARRKHSEQKPSATRQSPIRTEKNTGKKSMQKSRHLKENSAQDVQDDSKTTPLSPKTSKVKRSILTPTVQRSPSTLSSPLNRMSLASPLASPQLPKGSDKKTPLEQAVRKKQKKLSEGHPKTRLMAEHLRLNDRQRASEEFNQTHMTIRDFDDDSEDEMEVDVDPYSLTADDSSPGPSHFSNRRAAHSYGKPAPMSYNDHRDNSISSKDKLSSSKSRASHLSQKSQEHDRVFDVDTKTQTKRYRHQRQSESYRRDLRNSENDGEFGQSSPFHSKREKVLANKTVAPNRTVSKQGKNNSDTTLIRGERKLVVRAEQTLDFSDFSDEESDSSGDSAKFLSLVSNHSIMDTYDSDPAEVPVAVPEVSKRNHVGSFKTKHKTIIRCGQIISSPKSTKSIARNLHSASPPRTGRVEKSRKMYANSPTRAYQSDTKSVRSSTKVDQRGSPAKTVARRLIASPMKKFDESGNVGSLASSPLRSSGCSVSSSYMCEGPGHCTKPFCFSCALSELS, encoded by the exons AGTACGGATTCAGCTTTTGGCAGCCGCATCAGCGAGAGTGAAGACACATCAGGGACAGAGACGTTAGTCAACTATACCTACCACCAG AATCCCAAACATGTCAACAAAGAAGAGAGAGCAAAAGCTGTACAAAGAGTTGATG ATGAACTGATGAGTCGTAACTCACATTCAGAGGATTCAGGCAATGAGGATGTGGAGTCCGACTGCAGCGGCCCGATCTCCACCCCAACAAAATCCTCTCTCAAAACACTGACGCATCGCCGAGAACCTCAAGACACCCCAAGTGACCCCATCCATCGCGCTCACCAGAGAGCTCGTGGAAATCTCTCCAAGAGGTTCGAGGATGAGCATCGagtaaaagagaaaaaagagCAAGAGATGATTAAGGAACTTAGTGAGAATAACgaagatgaggaggaggaggaggaggaggatcCGTATGAATTCAAAGATGAACTTCCTTCCATCCTTGAGGAGCGGAACCGATTCTTATTCAAGATGCAGTCGATTCTCGCCGACAGCTTTAGTGACGGTGATGGTGTTGATGAGATGGACTCGTCGAGTGAGGACGAGGCAAGCGCGGGAACCATCCAGAGCAGTGAAGCAATGAGTGGATCCATCTCGGCGTGGTCGACACTCCAGTCAAGGACGACGCCAAAAAGAACTTCAAAATTGAGTCGGATAACAGGTGAGGGTGATACTAGCAGTAAAAATGAAGATATTCCTCAGGAGGATGAGAGGCTCTTAGATGGACTTACAGTCACCAGCACTGACTCCGACTACACAGACTGCAGCACTATCTTAGCTGGTAATCTGCATTCTAACCAACAACTTTTCCGCCCTTCCAATTTGCTCTCGAGGGCGAACCAGAACAGAGACTCGAGGGGCAAAAGGTCCCAGCCGCCCTTTGAGGCAATTTGCAACAGCACTATGCTTAGTGAGATTCAACCCCCTGCACTTGGAACAGCCAAGAGGAAACCACAACTGGATTTAGAGCAGCACAGAGAACTTGAGTTACCCCTTGATGGGCAGGGAGAGATGTGCCTCGGAGTGGTTCCCTTTAGTGCTCACTCTAAGCCTGAAGGTAGATGTGACGACGAACAAAGCAAATCCCCAAAGTCTGAAAGGAGCTCAGAATTCAGAACTCCTGTCAAATATGACGACGCCAACAGAAAATCTGTTCATAGTTCACTGAAATCAAACACACCAACAACAAGGAATCACAACCGTCAAGATTCCAGTAAGAGTCCCAGTAACTGCGATGTATCGGGCATCACCCCAAGAGCCCGGCAGCCGAAACTCGTAACGGTAAATTCAAAGACGAGCCTTTCTTCCCCACGGTTTAACACACAGGAAATCATGGAGATATTCCGATCGCCAAAGCCACTGATCATACCAGGTATCAATTTGGATAGTTTGGATTTGACACCACGACGAAGAGTACGGCGAGAAGGCTCTGGAGCGCCCTCTCCAGGCCCACTAACGAATGCGTTACTGCGCCTCCAGAGTCCCTCATTGTCAAAAGAAGAGAAAAGTACAGGTCACAGAAGTCAAACAGCAAAGGAGATTATCATTCAGAGCAATGACTTTGCTTCTGAGATGACATTAGACTGTTTAAGGTTTGATTCTGAGAGTAATGATGATCAGCGGAGTGAAACTTCTGATGATGGACCATACCAAATTGCAAGGACGCCAAAGACACCAGCGGTTGTTGAAATTGCAAGTCATCGTAAACACCAGAGAGAAGTAGTTGAAGCAGCCAATATTGCTAGGCCTGAAGTAAAGGGAAGTAATCGACATTTGAAGGAAGGTACAAGGGAAATTAAGACTATGGCTCCTACTAGAAAAGAAAAGTCTGTGTCCAAAGGGGTTCACATCTCCACCAGACAAATTCCTGGCAACAGCAATGAGTTGTTAAATGTACCAGAGCAACACGCGAAGCATTCTGAAGTTTGTGGAGCCGACCTCAGAGTGATAGATTCTCAAATCAGACGAACAGCTCATCATCATCGCTCTTCATGGTCGACTGACACCCCAGACCTACACACTGATTTGAATTCAGTCAATCCAAAATCGGACAGCCGGAGAACACCGGCTTCAATAACAAAACAGGACGCAAGGAGAAAACACAGTGAGCAAAAACCTTCAGCCACTAGACAATCACCGATACGGACTGAAAAAAACACGGGCAAGAAGTCAATGCAGAAGTCCAGGCATCTGAAGGAAAACAGTGCTCAAGATGTTCAAGATGACTCAAAGACGACCCCGCTGTCCCCAAAGACCTCAAAGGTCAAGAGGAGTATTTTGACCCCTACAGTTCAAAGGTCACCCTCCACACTCTCCTCCCCGTTGAATCGCATGTCCCTGGCTTCGCCCCTGGCTTCGCCCCAACTCCCTAAGGGTTCTGATAAAAAGACGCCTTTGGAACAGGCTGTCAGGAAAAAACAGAAAAAGCTCTCCGAGGGTCACCCGAAAACAAGACTTATGGCTGAACATTTGAGATTGAATGATAGGCAGAGAGCCTCAGAAGAATTTAACCAAACCCATATGACCATCAGAGATTTTGATGACGATTCCGAGGATGAGATGGAAGTTGACGTCGACCCTTACTCACTAACAGCAGATGATTCATCGCCAGGTCCAAGTCACTTCAGCAATAGACGCGCTGCTCATTCTTACGGCAAACCAGCTCCCATGAGCTATAATGACCATAGAGATAACAGCATCTCAAGCAAAGATAAACTAAGCTCTTCCAAATCAAGAGCAAGTCATCTTTCGCAAAAGTCTCAAGAGCATGACAGAGTTTTTGACGTCGATACCAAGACGCAGACGAAACGGTACAGGCATCAACGACAATCGGAGAGCTATCGGAGAGATCTTAGGAATTCAGAAAATGATGGAGAGTTTGGACAGTCAAGTCCTTTTCATTCAAAGAGGGAGAAAGTTTTAGCAAACAAGACTGTTGCGCCAAACAGAACAGTGTCAAAACAAGGGAAGAATAACTCAGATACCACTCTAATCCGAGGAGAGAGGAAGCTCGTTGTCCGAGCGGAACAAACACTGGACTTCTCTGACTTCTCGGACGAGGAGAGTGATTCTTCAGGTGACTCTGCTAAATTTCTCTCCCTGGTGTCCAACCACAGCATCATGGACACATATGACAGTGACCCTGCGGAAGTACCGGTGGCCGTTCCCGAAGTCAGTAAAAGAAACCACGTAGGAAGCTTCAAAACCAAACATAAAACCATCATCCGGTGCGGCCAGATTATCTCCTCTCCAAAATCGACGAAGAGCATCGCCAGAAATCTCCACAGTGCTTCACCGCCACGCACAGGCCGTGTGGAGAAAAGCAGGAAAATGTACGCAAACTCCCCAACAAGGGCATATCAGTCAGACACCAAATCTGTGCGGAGTTCAACCAAAGTTGATCAGAGAGGGTCGCCTGCCAAGACAGTTGCGAGGAGGTTGATTGCGTCTCCGATGAAAAAGTTTGACGAGAGTGGCAATGTTGGATCATTAGCGTCTAGTCCCCTGCGTTCTAGTGGTTGCAGTGTCAGCTCATCTTACATGTGTGAGGGACCAGGCCACTGCACCAAACCCTTCTGCTTCAGCTGTGCTTTAAGTGAGCTCAGTTAA